In Sphaeramia orbicularis chromosome 3, fSphaOr1.1, whole genome shotgun sequence, a genomic segment contains:
- the cog4 gene encoding conserved oligomeric Golgi complex subunit 4 isoform X2 has product MADSGGIIAKRCDSGNVSTVSMETISALTELEDLERVYQQLCVEEKDVEVELERLVGQEGTIHTKMLALQRMGPNLQLIGGDASQLSGMITFTCSLAENVSRKVRQLDLAKTRLYNVIQRADDILDLKFCTDGVQTALRNEDYEQAAAHIHRYLSLDQSVIELSRQGEESSAVDASLVMLQEAEQKLKVIVAEKLDEAVAAVDLAQVERFFKIFPLLGLHQQGLARFGQYLCTQLASKAEENLLLATGGDVSDKRAPLIFADTLTLLLEGIARVVETHQPIVETYYGPGHLYTLITHLQQECDKQAQKIVDKFIQQRGYHNKFQIVQNSMMKTIPGERIEPRELDPVLTEVTLMNARAELYLRFLRRRIMADFEVGDIQSITREHQQNVEKLLKHCLLSRTMQELIGYYIPMEEYYMRESVNKAVTMDTYEKGQLTSSMVDDCFYIVKKCISRALSSSSIDCLCAMINHANSVLESDFREVLYNKLRQGFPATTLQDIQRGVSSAVSLMQSSLQQGKFNTLGIESAEHAKAAFLVTLNNVEVCSENITTLKRNLENDCSKLFTQGTASGEQAKIESCLSDLVNTSTKFKDLLQEGLTELNTTAIKPQVKPWISGFLSISHNIEEEEFNDYEANDPWVQQLIVNLEQLMAEFKMALSPVIYDTLTSLMTSLISIEMEKTVLKCSFSRLGGLQFDKELRSLVAYLTTVTTWTIRDKFARLTQMATILNLERVTEILDYWGPNSGPLTWRLTPAEVRQVLALRIDFRSEDIKRLRL; this is encoded by the exons ATGGCTGACAGCGGAGGTATCATCGCGAAAAGATGCGACTCAGGCAACGTTTCCACTGTGAGTATGGAGACCATCTCAGCCCTGACGGAGCTGGAGGACCTGGAGAGAGTTTACCAACAGCTCTGCGTGGAGGAG AAAGATGTGGAGGTGGAGCTGGAGAGACTAGTGGGGCAGGAGGGAACCATTCACACAAAGATGTTGGCCCTGCAGAGGATGGG ACCAAACTTACAGTTAATTGGAGGAGATGCCAGTCAGTTGTCAGGTATGATCACATTTACCTGCAGCCTGGCTGAAAACGTCAGCAGAAAAGTCAGACAGCTAGATCTGGCAAAG acACGGCTGTATAACGTTATCCAGCGAGCTGATGATATCCTCGATCTGAAGTTTTGCACTGATGGTGTTCAGACAGCTCTGCGCAATGAGGACTATGAACAGGCTGCTGCACACATCCATCGATACCTTTCTCTGGACCAGTCAGTAATCGAATTGAGCAGGCAGGGAGAAGAAA GTAGTGCTGTAGATGCCAGTCTAGTGATGCTGCAAGAGGCAGAGCAGAAGCTGAAGGTCATTGTTGCTGAGAAGCTTGACGAAGCTGTTGCTGCTGTTGATCTTGCACAAGTGGAAAGGTTTTTCAAAATCTTCCCTCTGTTGGGCCTCCATCAGCAGGGACTCGCCCGATTCGGTCAATATCTCTGCACTCAG CTTGCCTCCAAAGCTGAAGAGAACCTGCTTTTAGCTACAGGAGGAGACGTAAGTGACAAGAGAGCGCCACTAATATTTGCAGACACTCTGACACTTCTGCTAGAAG GCATTGCCCGTGTTGTTGAGACCCATCAGCCCATAGTGGAGACATACTACGGTCCAGGACATCTGTACACACTCATCACTCACCTGCAGCAAGAATGTGACAAACAGGCACAGAAAATAGTCGACAAGTTCATTCAACAGAGAGGATACCACAACAAG TTTCAGATTGTTCAAAACAGTATGATGAAGACTATTCCAGGGGAGAGGATTGAGCCCAg GGAACTGGATCCTGTACTGACAGAAGTAACTCTGATGAATGCAAGGGCAGAGCTCTACCTACGATTTTTACGGCGTCGCATTATGGCTGACTTTGAAGTTGGGGACATTCAGAGCATTACACGAG AGCACCAGCAGAATGTAGAAAAGCTTCTGAAACACTGTTTGCTGAGCAGGACCATGCAGGAGCTGATCGGTTACTACATACCGATGGAAGAGTACTACATGAGGGAATCTGTTAACAAG GCTGTTACTATGGATACCTATGAAAAGGGTCAGCTGACCTCCAGCATGGTGGATGACTGTTTTTATATTGTAAAGAAGTGCATCAGCAGAGCTTTATCCAGCTCCAGTATCGACTGTCTCTGTGCCATGATCAACCACGCCAACTCTGTGCTGGAGTCAGATTTCAG GGAGGTGTTGTATAATAAGCTGCGGCAAGGCTTCCCAGCGACAACACTTCAGGACATCCAGCGTGGCGTCAGCAGTGCAGTCAGTCTGATGCAGAGCAGCTTACAGCAGGGCAAGTTTAACACACTGGGCATCGAGAGTGCAGAACACGCCAAGGCCGCATTTCTG GTGACTCTGAATAATGTTGAGGTGTGTAGTGAGAATATCACAACTTTAAAAAGGAACCTTGAG AACGACTGCTCCAAGTTGTTCACACAGGGGACAGCTTCTGGTGAACAAGCCAAGATTGAGAGCTGCTTGTCCGACCTTGTCAACACATCCACCAAGTTTAAAGATCTCTTACAG GAGGGTCTGACTGAATTAAATACAACAGCCATAAAGCCTCAGGTCAAACCCTGGATCAGTGGCTTCTTGTCTATCTCACACAACATAGAAGAG GAGGAGTTTAATGATTATGAGGCTAATGATCCGTGGGTGCAGCAGCTCATCGTTAACTTGGAGCAGCTCATGGCAGAGTTCAAG ATGGCACTGTCTCCTGTTATCTACGACACACTGACCAGCCTGATGACCAGCTTAATATCCATTGAAATGGAGAAGACGGTCCTCAAGTGCTCTTTCAGCAGG CTGGGAGGGCTGCAGTTCGATAAAGAGCTCCGGTCTCTTGTGGCGTACCTCACCACGGTGACCACCTGGACCATCAGGGACAAGTTTGCTCGTCTCACACAAATGGCCACCATTCTCAACCTAGAGCGGGTAACT GAGATCTTGGATTATTGGGGCCCAAACTCAGGCCCGCTGACGTGGAGGTTGACACCGGCAGAGGTCCGCCAGGTCCTTGCTCTGCGTATTGACTTCAGGAGTGAAGACATCAAAAGGCTGCGATTATAG
- the cog4 gene encoding conserved oligomeric Golgi complex subunit 4 isoform X1, with protein MADSGGIIAKRCDSGNVSTVSMETISALTELEDLERVYQQLCVEEKDVEVELERLVGQEGTIHTKMLALQRMGPNLQLIGGDASQLSGMITFTCSLAENVSRKVRQLDLAKTRLYNVIQRADDILDLKFCTDGVQTALRNEDYEQAAAHIHRYLSLDQSVIELSRQGEESSAVDASLVMLQEAEQKLKVIVAEKLDEAVAAVDLAQVERFFKIFPLLGLHQQGLARFGQYLCTQLASKAEENLLLATGGDVSDKRAPLIFADTLTLLLEGIARVVETHQPIVETYYGPGHLYTLITHLQQECDKQAQKIVDKFIQQRGYHNKFQIVQNSMMKTIPGERIEPRELDPVLTEVTLMNARAELYLRFLRRRIMADFEVGDIQSITREHQQNVEKLLKHCLLSRTMQELIGYYIPMEEYYMRESVNKAVTMDTYEKGQLTSSMVDDCFYIVKKCISRALSSSSIDCLCAMINHANSVLESDFREVLYNKLRQGFPATTLQDIQRGVSSAVSLMQSSLQQGKFNTLGIESAEHAKAAFLVTLNNVEVCSENITTLKRNLENDCSKLFTQGTASGEQAKIESCLSDLVNTSTKFKDLLQEGLTELNTTAIKPQVKPWISGFLSISHNIEEEEFNDYEANDPWVQQLIVNLEQLMAEFKMALSPVIYDTLTSLMTSLISIEMEKTVLKCSFSRLGGLQFDKELRSLVAYLTTVTTWTIRDKFARLTQMATILNLERVTEILDYWGPNSGPLTWRLTPAEVRQVLALRIDFRSEDIKRLRL; from the exons ATGGCTGACAGCGGAGGTATCATCGCGAAAAGATGCGACTCAGGCAACGTTTCCACTGTGAGTATGGAGACCATCTCAGCCCTGACGGAGCTGGAGGACCTGGAGAGAGTTTACCAACAGCTCTGCGTGGAGGAG AAAGATGTGGAGGTGGAGCTGGAGAGACTAGTGGGGCAGGAGGGAACCATTCACACAAAGATGTTGGCCCTGCAGAGGATGGG ACCAAACTTACAGTTAATTGGAGGAGATGCCAGTCAGTTGTCAGGTATGATCACATTTACCTGCAGCCTGGCTGAAAACGTCAGCAGAAAAGTCAGACAGCTAGATCTGGCAAAG acACGGCTGTATAACGTTATCCAGCGAGCTGATGATATCCTCGATCTGAAGTTTTGCACTGATGGTGTTCAGACAGCTCTGCGCAATGAGGACTATGAACAGGCTGCTGCACACATCCATCGATACCTTTCTCTGGACCAGTCAGTAATCGAATTGAGCAGGCAGGGAGAAGAAA GTAGTGCTGTAGATGCCAGTCTAGTGATGCTGCAAGAGGCAGAGCAGAAGCTGAAGGTCATTGTTGCTGAGAAGCTTGACGAAGCTGTTGCTGCTGTTGATCTTGCACAAGTGGAAAGGTTTTTCAAAATCTTCCCTCTGTTGGGCCTCCATCAGCAGGGACTCGCCCGATTCGGTCAATATCTCTGCACTCAG CTTGCCTCCAAAGCTGAAGAGAACCTGCTTTTAGCTACAGGAGGAGACGTAAGTGACAAGAGAGCGCCACTAATATTTGCAGACACTCTGACACTTCTGCTAGAAG GCATTGCCCGTGTTGTTGAGACCCATCAGCCCATAGTGGAGACATACTACGGTCCAGGACATCTGTACACACTCATCACTCACCTGCAGCAAGAATGTGACAAACAGGCACAGAAAATAGTCGACAAGTTCATTCAACAGAGAGGATACCACAACAAG TTTCAGATTGTTCAAAACAGTATGATGAAGACTATTCCAGGGGAGAGGATTGAGCCCAg GGAACTGGATCCTGTACTGACAGAAGTAACTCTGATGAATGCAAGGGCAGAGCTCTACCTACGATTTTTACGGCGTCGCATTATGGCTGACTTTGAAGTTGGGGACATTCAGAGCATTACACGAG AGCACCAGCAGAATGTAGAAAAGCTTCTGAAACACTGTTTGCTGAGCAGGACCATGCAGGAGCTGATCGGTTACTACATACCGATGGAAGAGTACTACATGAGGGAATCTGTTAACAAG GCTGTTACTATGGATACCTATGAAAAGGGTCAGCTGACCTCCAGCATGGTGGATGACTGTTTTTATATTGTAAAGAAGTGCATCAGCAGAGCTTTATCCAGCTCCAGTATCGACTGTCTCTGTGCCATGATCAACCACGCCAACTCTGTGCTGGAGTCAGATTTCAG GGAGGTGTTGTATAATAAGCTGCGGCAAGGCTTCCCAGCGACAACACTTCAGGACATCCAGCGTGGCGTCAGCAGTGCAGTCAGTCTGATGCAGAGCAGCTTACAGCAGGGCAAGTTTAACACACTGGGCATCGAGAGTGCAGAACACGCCAAGGCCGCATTTCTG GTGACTCTGAATAATGTTGAGGTGTGTAGTGAGAATATCACAACTTTAAAAAGGAACCTTGAG AACGACTGCTCCAAGTTGTTCACACAGGGGACAGCTTCTGGTGAACAAGCCAAGATTGAGAGCTGCTTGTCCGACCTTGTCAACACATCCACCAAGTTTAAAGATCTCTTACAG GAGGGTCTGACTGAATTAAATACAACAGCCATAAAGCCTCAGGTCAAACCCTGGATCAGTGGCTTCTTGTCTATCTCACACAACATAGAAGAG GAGGAGTTTAATGATTATGAGGCTAATGATCCGTGGGTGCAGCAGCTCATCGTTAACTTGGAGCAGCTCATGGCAGAGTTCAAG ATGGCACTGTCTCCTGTTATCTACGACACACTGACCAGCCTGATGACCAGCTTAATATCCATTGAAATGGAGAAGACGGTCCTCAAGTGCTCTTTCAGCAGG CTGGGAGGGCTGCAGTTCGATAAAGAGCTCCGGTCTCTTGTGGCGTACCTCACCACGGTGACCACCTGGACCATCAGGGACAAGTTTGCTCGTCTCACACAAATGGCCACCATTCTCAACCTAGAGCGG GTCACAGAGATCTTGGATTATTGGGGCCCAAACTCAGGCCCGCTGACGTGGAGGTTGACACCGGCAGAGGTCCGCCAGGTCCTTGCTCTGCGTATTGACTTCAGGAGTGAAGACATCAAAAGGCTGCGATTATAG
- the LOC115412741 gene encoding uncharacterized protein LOC115412741 isoform X2: MGRKRSVVWEYFKPTDVEGNTTLAVQCLLCGAELKGKKGTTSTMLRHLRIVHPDYFPNSLEKDTNEWDFSTFNSERQQEMNEDGQEFCSVEVVLEGEPTINEAEVDSAITRKPYNKMPVPHSASRPRSIIWNYFKRFKCLSIAQCHICLKKIKCPDGGSTSNLHRHISKSHPEVFSQLLAQRKNPALSNSSHPNSDTSTPLQTVGAADWREITVLSVEGDLEDGGTDPVPRVNEAEIVSAVNGIEAAQGASGENPPHEKVLRRTSRPQSLIWKYFRRQRDLAVAQCHICMKKIRCPEGGTTSNLHRHISTKHPEVSSELASLRDKSVPCNSLQVPVANGDTPSPPETDEAVEEEETAETNGAAEWRETSVSSAFDRETHVFRTEQDLIESLRRAQREELRALEQQREILHKLRAINEREAAAEMENIQSLRRTQEEEARDLNRQREELQREKEELQKKWEEFRQEREQALLITSEHQAPVFCD, translated from the exons ATGGGCCGTAAAAGAAGTGTGGTGTGGGAGTATTTTAAGCCTACGGATGTGGAGGGGAACACAACGTTGGCCGTCCAGTGCCTGCTCTGCGGGGCCGAGCTCAAAGGGAAGAAGGGGACCACCTCCACTATGCTCAGACATCTGCGTATCGTGCATCCCGACTACTTCCCCAACTCACTTGAGAAAGACACGAATGAATGGGATTTTAGTACTTTTAACAGCGAAAGACAGCAAGAAATGAACGAGGACGGTCAAGAGTTCTGCTCTG TGGAAGTTGTCCTGGAGGGTGAACCTACAATAAATGAAGCTGAGGTTGATTCTGCTATTACACGGAAACCATATAATAAGATGCCTGTTCCCCACAGTGCATCCCGTCCACGGAGCATTATTTGGAACTACTTCAAACGTTTCAAATGTTTGTCTATTGCTCAATGCCACATTTGCTTGAAGAAAATAAAGTGTCCTGATGGCGGAAGCACCAGCAACCTGCATCGACACATATCTAAATCACACCCAGAGGTGTTTTCTCAACTACTGGCCCAGAGGAAGAATCCAGCACTGTCCAACTCATCACATCCAAATAGTGACACATCTACGCCTTTACAGACTGTTGGAGCAgcagactggagagaaataacAG TTCTTTCAGTGGAAGGGGACCTGGAGGATGGAGGCACTGACCCTGTTCCTAGAGTGAATGAAGCTGAGATTGTTTCAGCTGTGAATGGCATTGAAGCTGCACAAGGAGCTTCAGGAGAAAACCCTCCACATGAAAAGGTCCTCCGTCGTACATCGCGTCCTCAGAGTTTGATTTGGAAATACTTCAGACGCCAAAGAGATTTGGCTGTGGCTCAATGTCACATTTGCATGAAAAAAATACGATGTCCTGAAGGGGGCACCACAAGCAACCTGCATCGCCACATATCTACAAAACACCCAGAGGTGTCTTCTGAATTAGCATCCCTGAGAGACAAGTCAGTACCCTGCAACTCATTACAGGTCCCAGTGGCTAATGGTGACACACCTTCCCCACCAGAGACTGATGAAGCAGTTGAGGAGGAAGAAACTGCAG AGACCAATGGAGCAGCAGAGTGGAGAGAAACATCAG TTTCCAGTGCATTTGACAGGGAGACGCATGTTTTCAGGACTGAGCAGGATCTAATTGAATCTCTGAGGAGAGCACAAAGGGAGGAATTACGCGCTTTGGAGCAGCAGAGGGAGATCCTACACAAGCTTCGTGCGATAAATGAAAGAGAGGCAGCTGCAGAGATGGAGAATATACAGTCACTAAGGagaacacaggaggaggaggccaGAGATTTGAACAGACAAAGAGAAGAGCTGCAGAGAGAAAAGGAGGAGTTACAGAAGAAGTGGGAAGAGTTTCGACAGGAAAGAGAACAGGCTCTCTTGATTACCAGTGAACATCAGGCCCCAGTATTCTGTGACTAA
- the LOC115412741 gene encoding uncharacterized protein LOC115412741 isoform X1 has translation MGRKRSVVWEYFKPTDVEGNTTLAVQCLLCGAELKGKKGTTSTMLRHLRIVHPDYFPNSLEKDTNEWDFSTFNSERQQEMNEDGQEFCSVEVVLEGEPTINEAEVDSAITRKPYNKMPVPHSASRPRSIIWNYFKRFKCLSIAQCHICLKKIKCPDGGSTSNLHRHISKSHPEVFSQLLAQRKNPALSNSSHPNSDTSTPLQTVGAADWREITVLSVEGDLEDGGTDPVPRVNEAEIVSAVNGIEAAQGASGENPPHEKVLRRTSRPQSLIWKYFRRQRDLAVAQCHICMKKIRCPEGGTTSNLHRHISTKHPEVSSELASLRDKSVPCNSLQVPVANGDTPSPPETDEAVEEEETAAINSNFPAAQGGSEEQTPDEEIRFAHVSSRARSLIWKYFRRLEGFKASQCQICLRKIKCPDKGTSNLHRHVSKKHPEVFSQLLAQKNKPALAYSSQVSHANGDVFPPPETNGAAEWRETSVSSAFDRETHVFRTEQDLIESLRRAQREELRALEQQREILHKLRAINEREAAAEMENIQSLRRTQEEEARDLNRQREELQREKEELQKKWEEFRQEREQALLITSEHQAPVFCD, from the exons ATGGGCCGTAAAAGAAGTGTGGTGTGGGAGTATTTTAAGCCTACGGATGTGGAGGGGAACACAACGTTGGCCGTCCAGTGCCTGCTCTGCGGGGCCGAGCTCAAAGGGAAGAAGGGGACCACCTCCACTATGCTCAGACATCTGCGTATCGTGCATCCCGACTACTTCCCCAACTCACTTGAGAAAGACACGAATGAATGGGATTTTAGTACTTTTAACAGCGAAAGACAGCAAGAAATGAACGAGGACGGTCAAGAGTTCTGCTCTG TGGAAGTTGTCCTGGAGGGTGAACCTACAATAAATGAAGCTGAGGTTGATTCTGCTATTACACGGAAACCATATAATAAGATGCCTGTTCCCCACAGTGCATCCCGTCCACGGAGCATTATTTGGAACTACTTCAAACGTTTCAAATGTTTGTCTATTGCTCAATGCCACATTTGCTTGAAGAAAATAAAGTGTCCTGATGGCGGAAGCACCAGCAACCTGCATCGACACATATCTAAATCACACCCAGAGGTGTTTTCTCAACTACTGGCCCAGAGGAAGAATCCAGCACTGTCCAACTCATCACATCCAAATAGTGACACATCTACGCCTTTACAGACTGTTGGAGCAgcagactggagagaaataacAG TTCTTTCAGTGGAAGGGGACCTGGAGGATGGAGGCACTGACCCTGTTCCTAGAGTGAATGAAGCTGAGATTGTTTCAGCTGTGAATGGCATTGAAGCTGCACAAGGAGCTTCAGGAGAAAACCCTCCACATGAAAAGGTCCTCCGTCGTACATCGCGTCCTCAGAGTTTGATTTGGAAATACTTCAGACGCCAAAGAGATTTGGCTGTGGCTCAATGTCACATTTGCATGAAAAAAATACGATGTCCTGAAGGGGGCACCACAAGCAACCTGCATCGCCACATATCTACAAAACACCCAGAGGTGTCTTCTGAATTAGCATCCCTGAGAGACAAGTCAGTACCCTGCAACTCATTACAGGTCCCAGTGGCTAATGGTGACACACCTTCCCCACCAGAGACTGATGAAGCAGTTGAGGAGGAAGAAACTGCAG caATCAATAGCAATTTCCCAGCTGCACAAGGAGGATCAGAAGAACAAACACCAGATGAAGAGATTCGTTTTGCCCATGTGTCATCACGGGCACGGAGTTTGATTTGGAAATATTTTCGACGCTTAGAGGGTTTCAAAGCCTCTCAGTGCCAAATTTgcttgagaaaaattaagtgtcCTGATAAAGGCACCAGCAACCTGCACAGACACGTATCTAAAAAACACCCAGAGGTGTTTTCTCAGTTACTGGCTCAGAAAAATAAGCCAGCTCTAGCCTACTCATCACAGGTCTCACATGCTAATGGTGACGTATTTCCACCTCCAGAGACCAATGGAGCAGCAGAGTGGAGAGAAACATCAG TTTCCAGTGCATTTGACAGGGAGACGCATGTTTTCAGGACTGAGCAGGATCTAATTGAATCTCTGAGGAGAGCACAAAGGGAGGAATTACGCGCTTTGGAGCAGCAGAGGGAGATCCTACACAAGCTTCGTGCGATAAATGAAAGAGAGGCAGCTGCAGAGATGGAGAATATACAGTCACTAAGGagaacacaggaggaggaggccaGAGATTTGAACAGACAAAGAGAAGAGCTGCAGAGAGAAAAGGAGGAGTTACAGAAGAAGTGGGAAGAGTTTCGACAGGAAAGAGAACAGGCTCTCTTGATTACCAGTGAACATCAGGCCCCAGTATTCTGTGACTAA
- the gfod2 gene encoding glucose-fructose oxidoreductase domain-containing protein 2 — MLPGVGVFGTGSTARVLVPLLKAEGFDVHALWGRSEEEAGCLAKELGIPFHTSRSDDVLLHQEVDLVCIYIPPSMTRQIAVKALGIGKNVVCEKAATAVDSFKMVTAARYYPQLLSIMGNTLRFLPAFVAMRKLLVEGYVGELQVCDVRVYGPSLLDESYGWTCEELMGGGGLHTVGSAIIDLLSYLTGARAHRVHGLLRTFVQQNGLIRGIRRVTSDDFCFFQMLMGGSGSSSGGVCCTVTLNFNMPGSFVHEVMVVGSAGRLVARGTELYGQRNGSKGEELLLGDSGWVGPEVKEMPLPHLRGLSSMVKALRQSFQAHEERRSWARGPVAMAPTFEDGLYVQTVVEAVKRSSSSGEWECVEIMSQEPDPNHNLCEALQRNKN, encoded by the exons ATGCTGCCAGGAGTTGGTGTATTTGGCACAGGTAGCACAGCCCGAGTGCTGGTCCCTTTGTTGAAAGCTGAGGGCTTCGATGTCCACGCACTCTGGGGACGAAGTGAAGAGGAAGCGGGATGTTTGGCAAAAGAGCTTGGCATCCCGTTTCACACCAGCCGATCTGATGATGTCCTGCTACATCAAGAGGTTGATCTCGTTTGCATCTATATTCCACCTTCAATGACAAGGCAGATTGCTGTCAAAGCACTGG GTATAGGAAAAAATGTTGTGTGTGAGAAAGCTGCCACTGCAGTGGATTCATTCAAGATGGTGACTGCAGCTAGGTATTACCCACAGTTGCTCAGCATTATGGGTAATACCCTGCGTTTCCTCCCAGCTTTTGTTGCAATGCGGAAGCTGCTGGTGGAAGGATACGTCGGTGAGCTGCAGGTGTGCGATGTCCGAGTGTACGGGCCCAGCCTCCTGGATGAATCGTATGGCTGGACCTGTGAGGAGCTGATGGGAGGAGGCGGTCTGCACACTGTCGGCTCAGCCATTATCGACCTGCTGAGTTACTTGACTGGTGCTCGAGCCCATCGTGTTCATGGCTTACTGCGGACATTTGTGCAGCAAAATGGTTTGATTCGGGGAATTCGCCGTGTCACCAGCGAcgatttttgcttttttcaaatgTTAATGGGAGGCAGTGGGTCCAGCTCAGGTGGGGTGTGCTGCACTGTGACTCTAAACTTTAACATGCCAGGGTCATTTGTGCATGAGGTTATGGTAGTCGGATCTGCTGGGAGACTGGTCGCCAGGGGAACAGAGCTGTACGGCCAACGTAATGGAAGTAAAGGTGAGGAGCTCTTGCTAGGAGACAGTGGATGGGTTGGACCAGAGGTGAAGGAAATGCCCCTCCCTCACCTTCGCGGGCTGAGCTCCATGGTTAAAGCATTGAGACAGTCTTTTCAGGCTCATGAGGAGCGCAGGTCGTGGGCACGTGGACCTGTTGCCATGGCACCAACATTTGAGGATGGCTTGTATGTGCAGACAGTGGTAGAGGCGGTGAAGCGGTCCAGCTCCAGTGGAGAATGGGAGTGTGTGGAAATCATGAGTCAGGAGCCAGACCCCAACCACAACCTGTGTGAGGCTCTGCAGAGAAATAAGAACTAA
- the thap11 gene encoding THAP domain-containing protein 11, with translation MPGFTCCVPGCYNNSHRDRDLRFYTFPKDTTLREMWLRNISRAGVSGCFSTFQPTTGHRVCSVHFAGGRKTYSIRVPSLFPLRGVNERRNRRGRGRKVSAAGAPAPAAAATSGIVITNVLASAAEGAEGNAGGEASDDSITVVQIGQNGEYLGTARLPAQTEGTCYSGPIGSADEQTADESSVEATSIVHPPAVQYVSVTSSPLDHSYSLTTGTTSAELLRKLNEQRDIIALMEVKMKEMKATIRQLRVAEAKLQEEVRERDRLLYGNSVVFNARKRN, from the coding sequence ATGCCCGGGTTCACCTGCTGTGTTCCTGGTTGCTACAATAACTCGCACCGGGACCGGGACCTGCGCTTCTACACATTTCCTAAGGACACCACGCTGAGGGAGATGTGGCTGAGGAACATCTCCCGGGCCGGGGTCAGCGGCTGCTTCAGCACCTTCCAGCCCACCACGGGACATCGGGTCTGCAGCGTGCACTTCGCAGGTGGGAGGAAAACCTACAGCATCAGAGTCCCGTCCCTGTTTCCGTTGAGGGGCGTGAATGAGCGCAGAAACCGGCGGGGGAGAGGCAGGAAGGTGTCCGCGGCTGGTGCTCCTGCCCCCGCCGCCGCCGCGACCTCCGGGATTGTCATCACCAATGTCCTCGCCAGCGCCGCAGAAGGAGCCGAGGGGAACGCCGGTGGGGAGGCGAGCGACGACAGCATCACCGTGGTTCAGATAGGCCAGAACGGGGAATACCTGGGCACGGCGCGGCTGCCCGCCCAAACGGAGGGGACTTGTTACTCCGGGCCGATCGGCAGCGCAGACGAACAAACCGCGGACGAGTCTTCAGTGGAAGCCACGTCCATTGTGCACCCACCCGCCGTGCAGTACGTGAGTGTGACCAGCAGCCCCCTCGACCACTCGTACTCTCTGACCACCGGCACCACGTCCGCGGAGCTGCTGCGGAAACTGAACGAACAGCGGGACATCATCGCACTGATGGAGGTAAAGATGAAGGAGATGAAGGCGACCATCCGCCAGCTGCGGGTGGCAGAGGCCAAGCTGCAGGAGGAGGTGCGGGAGCGGGACCGGCTCCTGTACGGCAACTCGGTGGTTTTTAACGCCCGGAAGAGAAACTGA